From the Microbacterium thalassium genome, one window contains:
- a CDS encoding aldo/keto reductase has product MGPIEIGADATPESATPSTRATHPSAPIPVQGAPLGSALRVALGDGGAEIFPLILGGAEFGWNVDLESSHAILDAYAELGGNAVHTADSFSAGRSEHIIGQWLRSRGTRDETVLMNRIGGHPDNPGLGPVNLVRAVEASLTRLGTDRIDVLYLDATVDDVTAMEDTLATAEWLVEAGKVRAVGATGYTAAQLVEARILVSAGLPRLTVLDVPFNVLRRHEFDADLRLVAEAQGIAVTPSHALEHGFLAGRYRSRARGPLSYRAAQLAANLNRRGSRTLRALDAIGTQLGVPDAAVAVGWLLAQKSVTAPIINAFAPEHVEELVQGVGVRLSRAQLADIARVAE; this is encoded by the coding sequence ATGGGACCGATCGAGATCGGAGCAGACGCGACGCCGGAGTCGGCGACGCCGTCCACACGCGCGACGCATCCGTCCGCGCCCATCCCCGTCCAGGGCGCGCCGCTGGGCAGCGCTCTGCGGGTCGCTCTGGGTGACGGCGGGGCCGAGATCTTCCCCCTCATCCTCGGGGGAGCGGAGTTCGGCTGGAACGTCGACCTCGAGTCCAGCCACGCGATCCTCGACGCGTACGCCGAGCTGGGCGGCAACGCCGTGCACACCGCCGACAGCTTCTCGGCCGGCCGCAGCGAGCACATCATCGGGCAGTGGCTGCGCTCGCGGGGGACCCGCGACGAGACGGTGCTGATGAACCGCATCGGCGGTCACCCCGACAACCCCGGCCTCGGGCCGGTCAACCTCGTGCGCGCCGTCGAAGCCTCGCTCACGCGGCTGGGCACCGACCGCATCGATGTGCTGTACCTCGACGCCACCGTCGACGACGTCACGGCGATGGAGGACACCCTCGCGACGGCCGAATGGCTCGTCGAGGCGGGCAAGGTCCGCGCCGTCGGCGCGACCGGCTACACCGCCGCGCAGCTCGTCGAGGCGCGCATCCTCGTCTCGGCGGGGCTCCCGCGCCTGACGGTGCTCGACGTCCCGTTCAACGTGCTGCGGCGCCACGAATTCGACGCGGACCTGCGTCTGGTCGCCGAGGCGCAGGGCATCGCCGTCACGCCGTCGCACGCTCTCGAGCACGGCTTCCTCGCGGGTCGCTACCGCTCGCGCGCCCGCGGACCGCTGTCGTATCGCGCGGCCCAGCTCGCCGCGAACCTCAACCGCCGCGGCAGCCGGACGCTGCGGGCGCTCGACGCCATCGGCACCCAGCTCGGGGTCCCCGACGCCGCCGTCGCGGTCGGGTGGCTGCTCGCGCAGAAGAGCGTGACCGCGCCGATCATCAACGCGTTCGCACCCGAGCACGTCGAGGAGCTCGTGCAGGGCGTCGGTGTGCGGCTCAGCCGTGCTCAGCTCGCCGACATCGCACGCGTCGCCGAGTAG
- a CDS encoding histidine phosphatase family protein, giving the protein MTHYIYLVRHGEHQDAQHGLVDGPLSARGRRQAQLLAGRLSSVAFDSVRHSPLERASQTAAAVAERMPSVTPQPSALLFDCVPTGMTPETPAVFEPFFGGVTEAEIDAGRAQMSDAVSEFLVRRAGDVHDLVITHNFVIAWFIREVLQAPEWRWMTLNQAHCGLSVIAQKPGRPWTLVSHNDMAHLPPELRTGLPDDYPV; this is encoded by the coding sequence GTGACGCACTACATCTACCTTGTGCGGCATGGCGAGCATCAGGATGCCCAGCACGGCCTGGTGGATGGCCCCCTGTCCGCCCGCGGCCGGCGTCAGGCACAGCTGCTGGCCGGCCGCCTGTCGTCGGTGGCCTTCGACAGCGTCCGCCACTCGCCCCTGGAGCGGGCGAGCCAGACGGCAGCGGCCGTCGCCGAGCGGATGCCGTCGGTCACGCCGCAGCCGTCCGCGCTGCTGTTCGACTGCGTGCCGACGGGCATGACCCCCGAGACCCCGGCCGTGTTCGAGCCGTTCTTCGGGGGCGTCACCGAGGCCGAGATCGACGCCGGGCGCGCGCAGATGTCGGATGCCGTGAGCGAGTTCCTGGTCCGCCGGGCGGGCGACGTGCACGACCTGGTCATCACGCACAACTTCGTCATCGCGTGGTTCATCCGCGAGGTGCTTCAGGCGCCCGAGTGGCGATGGATGACGCTCAATCAGGCGCACTGCGGGCTGTCGGTGATCGCGCAGAAGCCGGGGCGGCCGTGGACGCTCGTGTCGCACAACGACATGGCCCACCTGCCGCCCGAACTGCGCACGGGCCTGCCGGACGACTACCCCGTCTGA